The genomic interval CCGGGAGCACTTCGCCCAGGGCGCGCTGCTGGTCAACGGCGACACCGTGCACCCCGTCGACGTGGAGAAGACCCTGCTCGCCCGGCGCGGCCCCGGCATCCTGCTCGCGGTCGACACCGTGAAGAAGCTCGCCGAGGAGGAGATGAAGACCGTCTTCGACGACTCCGGCCAGCTCGTCCGGATCAGCAAGCTGATGGACCCGGCGCAGGCGTACGGGGAGTACATCGGGGCGACCGTGATCGAGTCCCGGGTCGCCGGTGAGCTGGCCGACGCCCTGGAGGCGACCTGGCGGCGCGACCCGAACCTCTACTACGAGGACGGCTACCAGGAGTTCGCCCAGCGCGGCGGCGAGGTGCGTGCGGCACCCATCGGCGACCTGCCGTGGGTCGAGGTCGACAACCACGAGGACCTGGCCCGAGCCCGGGAGATCGCATGCCACTACTAGCCCGTACCGTCAACACCCCGCTGGTGATCGACGTGCGCCGCGGCGCGGTCGCGGACCTCGGCGCGCTGCTGGCCGACCGCCGGATCTCGGCCGGCGGCGAGGTGGCGGTGGTGGTCGGCCCCGGGCAGGGCGAGCGGATCGCCGAGCTCTGCCGGCCCGGCCTCGGCAACGCCGACGTCTTCACGGTGACCGGCGGCACCCTGGACGCCGCCCAGGAACTCGGCGAGCACCTGCACCGCCGCTCCTACGACGCGGTGGTCGGGATCGGCGGCGGCAAGACCATCGACACCGCCAAGTGGGCCGCCTCGCGCTACGGCATCCCGATGGTGACCGTGGCGACCAGCCTGGCGCACGACGGGATCGCCTCGCCGACCGCCTCGCTCGACCACGACGGCGGCAAGGGCTCCTACGGGGTGCACATCCCGATCGCCATCGTGGTCGACCTCGACTTCGTGGAGAACGGCCCGGACCGGCAGACCCAGGCCGGCATCGGGGACGCGCTGAGCAACCTCAGCGCGATCGCCGACTGGGAGCTGGCCCATCGGGTACGAGCCGAGCCGATCGACGGGCTCGCCGTCACGCTGGCCCGCTCCGGCGCCGAGGCGCTGCTCAACCACCCCGGAAAGATCACCGACGACGCCTTCCTCACCACCCTGGCCGAGGCGCTGATCCTGGGCGGGATCGCCTCCTCGATCTGCGGGTCGAGCCGGCCGGCCAGCGGCGGCTGCCACGAGATCTCGCACGCGCTGGACCGGCTCAACCCGGGTACCGGCTCGCACGGCGAGCAGGTCGGGCTCGGTGCCCTCTTCTGCACCTTCCTCCGCGGCGACCTGGAGCGGTTCGGCCAGCTCGCCTCCTGCCTGCACCGGCACGGCCTGCCCACCACCCCGGCCGAGCTGGGGTTGACCGACGAGGAGTTCGTGGCCGCCGTCCACTATGCCCCGCGTACCCGGCCGGACCGGTACACGATCCTGGAACACCTCGACCTGCCTCCTGCCGCGATCGGTGAACGGCTGGCAAACTACGTCGATGCAATCCGTGAACATCTCGGCTGACCCGGTGTCCCCGCCCACCACCGCCGACTTCTACCGGGTCAACCGGGGTGGTGGGCTGTTCAGCGAGGCGATCAGCCAGCGGATCGGTGCCGCCCTGGCCCTGGCCGCGCACCGGACCGGCCTGCCACCCACCGCGCTGACCATGGCCAACCTGGTGCTCGGGCTGGCGGTCTCGGTGACCGTGGTGACCCTGGCCGGGCCGGTCGCCGCCGGGGACGTGCCGGCCTGGGCGGTCGGGCTCGCCGCGCTGCTCGGCTGGCAGCTGGCGTACGCCCTGGACTGCGCCGACGGGCAGCTCGCCCGGGTCACCGGCCAGGGCAGCCCGGCGGGCGCCCGGGTGGACATCCTCTGTGACGTGGCGGCGCAGATCGCGCTGGTCACCGCGCTGTCGGCGACGGCGGTGGCGCAGCGGCCCTCGGCGCCGATCTGGCTGGTCGCGGCCTTCGCCGGCACCTGGATGGTCAACCTGGTGACCTCGGTGATGGCGGCCGGCCCGAACGCGGCCAGCATGGTCACCTCGACCTCGCTGCCGGTACGGCTGGTGAAGCTGATCCGGGACTACGGTGCGGTGATCTTCGTGGCCGGGCTGGTGCTGACCGTCGTGCCGGAGTGGACGACCTGGCTGGTCGCCGCGTTCACGATCGTCAACGGCGGCTTCCTGCTGGCCAGCATCGCCTTCTCCGCCCGCGCCTCACTCCGCTGACTCCGGGCGGTGCTGACTCCCGGCGGTGCTGACCGCGATCGGCGGGCGGGTCAGCGCCGGGCCATCCCGGCGTAGACGTCCAAGAGCTGCTTGGTGACCACGTCCGGGTGGAAGGTCCGCTCGTAGCGGGATCGGGCCAGCGGGGCGACGGCGGCGGCCGCCTCCCGGGCGGCGGGCAGCGCCCCGGCCAGCGCGGCCGGGTCGGCCGGTACCAGCCAGCCGGCCGCACCGGCCGGGTCGTCCGCGCCGACCAGGTACGGGATGCCGCCGAGCGCGGTACCCAGCACCGGGCGGCCCGCGGCCAGCGCCTCGATCACCACGGTCGGCAGCACGTCGTGCCAGGTCGGTACGGCCAGCACCACGGCGGTGGCCCGGAGCGCGGCGGCCACCCCGGCCCGGTCCAGCGGGCCGAGGAACTCGACGTCGGCGCGTTCGGCCGCCGCTGCCTCGGCCAGCGGCCGCAGCTCGCCGTCCCCGGCGATCCGCAGCGGCCCGAGCGCGCCGTCCGGGTGCCGGCGCCAGGCGTCGAGCAGCAGCCCGACCCCCTTCTCCGGGGAGAGCCGGCCGAAGAAGAGGAAGCCCTCGCCGAGCGGGGCCGGCACGCCGGGGTCCGGGATGCCGTTCGGCTTGACCACGATCCGGTCGGCCGGGATGCCGTAGTCGCGCAGGTGCGCGGCGATCCCGGAGGTGAGCGCGATGTAGCGGTCCACCGAACGCCAGGTCGGCCGGTGTACGGCCAGGGTGGTCGCCATCAGCGCGCTCTGCGCCCGGGAGCCCCGGTAGCAGCGGTGCACGATCGCCGGCACGCCGAGCGCCCGGCCCCGGCAGTCCTGGCAGATCTTGCCGTCCCGGAAGTAGAGCCCGGAGGAGCAGACCTGCCGGTAGTTGTGCACCGTCTGCACCACCGGCACCCCGTGCCGGTGCGCGGTCCGGACCACCCAGGGCGAGAGCAGCGGGTACGGGTTGTGCAGGTGCAGTACGTCCGGCCGGTGCTCGGTGATCAGCCGGCTCAGCTCCTGCTGCGCCTTCGGCGCGTAGATCGGCGAGACCGGCAGCAGCGCCTTGGCGGCCGGGGAGAACTCCGCGATCTCGTCGGAACTGCGCAGGAAGGGATGGACGGTCACCCCGGCGGCCCGGAGCTGGATGATCTCCTGGTCGACGATGGTGTTCTCGCCGGACGGCTGCGCCTCGCGGTAGCGGTTGTGCGCCACGATCACCTGCACGCCGGTCGCCCCTCCTCCATGATCGCGTCCTCCCCCGTTCCGCGCGTTCCGCGCGTGGCCGGGATTGAACGCTACCGTTTATGTCGTGCCCGAGTTACCTGAGGTGGAGGCGCTCGCCGGTTACCTGCGCGAGCGGGCGGTCGGCCGGCGGGTCGACCGGATCGAGGTCGCGGCGATCAGCGCCCTGAAGACGTACGACCCGGCGCCGACGGCGGCCGCCGGGCGGGAGGTCGTGGACGCGGGCCGGCACGGCAAGTTCCTCGACGTGACGCTGGCCGGTGACGGCGGGCCGGAGCTGCACC from Plantactinospora sp. BC1 carries:
- a CDS encoding sugar phosphate nucleotidyltransferase — translated: MIGVVLAAGAGRRLRPYTDTLPKALIPVDGETTILDIALRNLAEVGLTDVTVVVGYAAEAVESRQADLQSRYGVRLTLVHNDKAEEWNNAYSLWLAREHFAQGALLVNGDTVHPVDVEKTLLARRGPGILLAVDTVKKLAEEEMKTVFDDSGQLVRISKLMDPAQAYGEYIGATVIESRVAGELADALEATWRRDPNLYYEDGYQEFAQRGGEVRAAPIGDLPWVEVDNHEDLARAREIACHY
- a CDS encoding iron-containing alcohol dehydrogenase family protein; the protein is MPLLARTVNTPLVIDVRRGAVADLGALLADRRISAGGEVAVVVGPGQGERIAELCRPGLGNADVFTVTGGTLDAAQELGEHLHRRSYDAVVGIGGGKTIDTAKWAASRYGIPMVTVATSLAHDGIASPTASLDHDGGKGSYGVHIPIAIVVDLDFVENGPDRQTQAGIGDALSNLSAIADWELAHRVRAEPIDGLAVTLARSGAEALLNHPGKITDDAFLTTLAEALILGGIASSICGSSRPASGGCHEISHALDRLNPGTGSHGEQVGLGALFCTFLRGDLERFGQLASCLHRHGLPTTPAELGLTDEEFVAAVHYAPRTRPDRYTILEHLDLPPAAIGERLANYVDAIREHLG
- a CDS encoding CDP-alcohol phosphatidyltransferase family protein, with the translated sequence MQSVNISADPVSPPTTADFYRVNRGGGLFSEAISQRIGAALALAAHRTGLPPTALTMANLVLGLAVSVTVVTLAGPVAAGDVPAWAVGLAALLGWQLAYALDCADGQLARVTGQGSPAGARVDILCDVAAQIALVTALSATAVAQRPSAPIWLVAAFAGTWMVNLVTSVMAAGPNAASMVTSTSLPVRLVKLIRDYGAVIFVAGLVLTVVPEWTTWLVAAFTIVNGGFLLASIAFSARASLR
- a CDS encoding glycosyltransferase, whose protein sequence is MQVIVAHNRYREAQPSGENTIVDQEIIQLRAAGVTVHPFLRSSDEIAEFSPAAKALLPVSPIYAPKAQQELSRLITEHRPDVLHLHNPYPLLSPWVVRTAHRHGVPVVQTVHNYRQVCSSGLYFRDGKICQDCRGRALGVPAIVHRCYRGSRAQSALMATTLAVHRPTWRSVDRYIALTSGIAAHLRDYGIPADRIVVKPNGIPDPGVPAPLGEGFLFFGRLSPEKGVGLLLDAWRRHPDGALGPLRIAGDGELRPLAEAAAAERADVEFLGPLDRAGVAAALRATAVVLAVPTWHDVLPTVVIEALAAGRPVLGTALGGIPYLVGADDPAGAAGWLVPADPAALAGALPAAREAAAAVAPLARSRYERTFHPDVVTKQLLDVYAGMARR